CCGTAGTCATTGGATATCCTTTCCCAGGTGTAGAGTCCTTTATCAGGTTCAAGAGCAGGATCTCTCCAAGTAGCAGTATCTGGGAAAATGGCGCCACTTCAGTCTGTTCCTGAATATGAGTTTGTAGGGCAATAAGCTTCTCCTCAGGATGAAGGAACACTTTTATTAAGCTCGCCTTATGGAcattaaatatatacacaggTTTTCTGCAAAGCGTATTTGTGACTTCTGTAAAAAATCTATCAAAATTCCATATCCTTTGTGGATCGACTTCCAACAAGCCGGCGAGCAGAGGTGTCACAATTTTCTTAAGACCGGCACTCAACTGGCAATTCTGAGGCAGTTCCCTGCTCCACTCAATCGGTCCGTTCTCCGAAGTCTGAGTGCCAGCTATTACTCCCGAAGCTTTCTTAGTAGTTATGTAAAACATAGTTTCCTTGTTTCTTCTACCCCCAAAAGGGCGGAAGGGTAAATTGCCGGTAGCGACGTGATACAGAGTTACTCCGATCGACCAGAGGTCCACCGTTGCTCCAAACATTTTTCCCACAGGTTTTCTAAGAACCGCTCGTTCATACATATCTGGGTGTAAATATTCCTCGGTACCGTAAAGGGATACGAACTGCTGGTCTTCCTGTAACTCTCTCGCAGCACCGAAGTCCGTTAACTTGTAAATAGTGCTTCCGTCATCAGATAtgaatttcattatattcCCTGGCTTCAAATCACGGTGTACCAAATTGTTATCCCTGAGGTGCTTCATGCCTGCCGACAAGTGTTCCAGCACCAACAGAAACTCGCTTTCTGCCAATCCATAGGTGTTTTCCGGGTCATCCAATATGTTGAACAAACTGCCACCGGTACAGAGTTCCATTACTATAACTTTACCTCTGCCGTCTTGCTCCTCCTCGATCGCCAGGAGCTTGACAATGTTCTCGTGCTTGACTTTCTTGAGTACTTCAAACTCTCGCATCTGAACATCATGCGGTCGCATGTGACTTAGTTGATTGAACGTCTTCACTGCTACAGGTTCACCATTATTCTTATTAACACCTTGGAATACTGCTCCAGTAGCCCCTTTTCCAAGAACGCTTGTTGTACACCAAACATAGTTAAGTGATCCTCGTAGAAACGACATTTCGTTATACAGTGTGATTAGAAGTCGCGTATTACTGGGGGTATGTCACTGCTAAGCGTAGCTTTGAAcaattattaaatatcaacACTGGAATGTATCGGAGGTCACAGGCGATTAATGTTAACCGATCTTACCGGAATTCATTGTCGCCAGAGTAATCAAAATCAGCTGTATTTTGACAGCGTGAATAGGAAACTACGGAACACAAGTAACATTTTTGACATCTATGAGGTTAGAAAACGTTCGTCATGCGCGATACACGACTAGCAGGAACactgctatacatatacatatatatatatatatatacatactcagCAGGTAAACAAACACAATTGGTAAGGCTGCTTGCCAATGGATGTATGAAGTATAATTGCACATGCATGCACTGAGCGTAGCTTCATTTATCGAGCTCATACTTGTGTGCTGACCTCTGTCGACGCgttattcaatcaatttgcTGCGAGCCGCGACTCCGATAATATGGCGTCACGGAGTGAGTGGTCTGTGGTGTACACTTGTGCGTGTTTGACAGTTCCACATGTCGGGACTGCAttgttcaattaaaaaatacacaagTAAGACAAAATGGAGCGGTAGTTGAAGAATGGAGAACACCGACGACTCAAGAAGATAGTGCAAAGTCGGTATAACGTTTGATGGTACTTCGACGACCTGAGGAAAATCGTTAGTTGAAGTCGTTATTGACATTTTCGGTTCACTGCTCACTGCTCGTAGTCCGCTGCTAATGTCGAATGTCGATGGTTTCAACTTGTTTACTCGTGTGAACTACGAATTATAgtgtaaataacaaaaaatcgattattgcaagtgttttcACTGTAGTCGAGCACAACGTCAACTCATCAGCATCACACGCTTGCACCAAACACAACAAAGCAATTACGTAATAGTAAGATTGTTTATGACGTTGACAAGCTCCGATTATCAAATCAGCTGTGGCACTTCGTGAACATAACTAATGCCCGGGAATCATGAAACCTGTGATTGATTCAATTTGAAGTCGAAGTAGGTAgatgaaaatgtttattttaaatgcaataaattagccagttgaaaatttgtaaataatgaCAAGTCAATAGTGACAACTATCCTTACTGTGAAGAGAGAAGTTCTCagtaaatgaatattaaataaatgaacgaaatatttaacaaataaaaatctgcgATGGAAGACTACACACCAGTTGACGAGGATTTCCCAGGACGTCTTCTCCATCAAGCCGCTTTGTGGGACAACGCCGAACTCCTTGAGGATCTGCTTCGCGGAGAGCACGCGCAATACATAAACAGCCAGGACTCCTGGGGTCGTACGCCTCTACACGCAGCTGCGATAACCGAGAATTCACGCTGCCTAGTTTCTCTTTTATCGGCGGGAGCAAATGCGAACATCCCATGCGGGCCACGTGGTCATTATCGTACTCCGTTACACACTTGTGCTGAGCATGGGCATATGACTAATATTGAAAAGCTGTTGGAGTACAATGCAGATTTGATTATAAAGGATAACAACGGTTTGACACCGTTGGATATAGCCGAGAAGAGCGAGCATGCAACGTGCATCAGCTTGCTCAAATTGTCGGCGGAAAAACGCGAACTCGAGATTTTAGCTACTCATGCATCTCTTAGGGCATCTTGTTTGCAGGGGGACACCATAACGGCTAGGAGCATTATTCAAAGTTTGTCAAACAACGTGGAGTCCGTTGTGAACATGGCTCCGAACGGGGCGAATACTTTGTTATTCATTTCATGCGAAATGGGGCACAAAGACATGGCAAGGCTGCTTTTGGATCATGGTGCCGATTGCAGAATCCATCCAGTGACCAAGTATTGTCCTTTGTACATAGCCTGTTACAAAGGGAAATTAGAAATAGTTGAACTACTGTTGAAGCACTTTCCCAAACAAATACAATCGTTGACCGTCGAGAAGTGGTTGCCTATTCATGCCGCGGTTATCAACGGGCACTTACCTGTAATTGAACTTTTATTAAGGTTTGATTATCCTCAACATTTATATCAGAGATATAAGGATCAGAGTGGAGAATTTGAGTATGAAATGGTATTTGATATAAATACGAGGGACGTTACAGGGCAGAGTATTTTGTACATTTCTAGCACTTTGGGAAATGCTAAAATCGTAGATTTACTTTTAAGTTATAAAGTTAAGGCGAGAAAAGTTAGAGAAGATGATTCAAGCGATGTTCAACCACTCCCGACTTCTAAGCGTAGAATTTCAAGCGGTATTCAAAGGCTAATGTCCAGCCTGAATTTTAGGAGTAaatcattagaaaaaaaagatgacaaTACTGTTTCTCCGTTGAATCTAGATTTATATTGTTATAATGATACTGAAACAGCTCTGCACGCCGCTGTTAAGGCTGGGCATGCAGATATTGTTGCAGCTTTGTTATTGTCAGGAGCTGATCCTAACTTGCCAGTAAAAGTTCCATACGACCAAAGTGATACTGAATTTAATTACTCCACCATGTTAACGATAGCTTGCTTGAATCGTGATATTAAAATTGCAGATCTATTGTTGAAGCATGGTGCTGTAGATAATGAATGCAAAGCATTGAAAATAGCCGCACAGAATCGAGACGAAGCATTGACAGCCAAGTTGTTATCCATAAAAGCTCATCCCGATTCTGAAtataaaatcaacaaaaaagcTATGACAGATAACACGCAGTCGTCACATTTTTCAGCTCTCTCCAATTTTGGAAACGTCACATACTCTGCACTGTTTCCAAATGTTCCGACTATGATAAATTGGCATAATCAACAATGCAGACTCTCTCAAATCAGGTCGCAGTGGCTAAACGATGCTGTTTTGCATGTCAATAAGAAATTGAATGCCAAAAATAACGATTTAGTATTGTATGCAATTACAAGGATAGATATTTCCCTTAATTCAATAACTTCCCTACCCTCTACCATATTTTATCTACAAAGCCTGAGGTACCTAAACCTGGCACAAAACAAGATAGATACCCTCACACTTGAACCAAAAACATCCAAGGACAAGCTTTGCCCGGTCTTAGAAGAAATGTATTTGCAAGATAATCGTTTAGAGCAGTTGCCAGAGTTTATATTCGATTTGCAAGCCTTAGAAATTATGGACGTTTCAAACAATAAACTTCAATGTTTACCTAATAATTTGTGGAAAGCACCAAGATTAAAAGAACTAAATGCTTCATTCAATTTGCTGAGGGATTTGCCCAGTCAGGTTTCACAGAATATTGTCAGAAAGCCACAAAGAGAAGATACTCTCAGTAGTAGTCCTAGTTGTAGGAGTCTAACTGGACAGATCAGCATGCCGAGAGATGATTCCGTCGAGTTTGAGTCGTTTACTAAAATTGCCAATGCGCAAATCATTGAAATGAATTGCCCTCATGTTTGGACAGAATCTGTACAAGTCTCTGAGAAACTTTCAGATAGTTCCGAATCTGGAGCTAGATCTGTCCTTGCTTCGCTCAATTTGGcacataatttatttaatagcATCCCAGTGGCGTTACCTTGCTTAGCTGTTGGTTTGGTCAGATTAAATATGGCTTACAATTCATTGAGATCAATGAGTCACATTACGTCATACCCAGCAACTTTGAAGCAGCTTGATCTTTCCAATAATCAAATTTCTTGCTGGCCCAGCTTACCTCAAGTCGATGGTGCCGATACTATGGAACAAGCTGCGACAGCTTGTTATTGTCCAACAACTAACATTCAAACACCGACGGGTCCTGGAAACAGACAAACAGCTACATCGTTGCGTGACGTTGTCTTGATGTCAGTCTGTACTCATAGAAGACACTTGCGGCTCGAAAACTTGAGAACTCTAGTTCTTGCGAATAATTTGCTGACTAGAATTCAGCTGACTTCAGTAGATGATGGAGAAACTCCAAACATTGAGGAAGAAAATATTGATAGAGATACAAAAATTCCCTACTCTGGTTCAAAGTTGTACTTATTATTTCCAAACGTGAGCATGTTGGATGTCAGCAATAATCAGCTGAAAGAAA
This is a stretch of genomic DNA from Diprion similis isolate iyDipSimi1 chromosome 9, iyDipSimi1.1, whole genome shotgun sequence. It encodes these proteins:
- the LOC124410474 gene encoding inhibitor of nuclear factor kappa-B kinase subunit epsilon, which produces MSFLRGSLNYVWCTTSVLGKGATGAVFQGVNKNNGEPVAVKTFNQLSHMRPHDVQMREFEVLKKVKHENIVKLLAIEEEQDGRGKVIVMELCTGGSLFNILDDPENTYGLAESEFLLVLEHLSAGMKHLRDNNLVHRDLKPGNIMKFISDDGSTIYKLTDFGAARELQEDQQFVSLYGTEEYLHPDMYERAVLRKPVGKMFGATVDLWSIGVTLYHVATGNLPFRPFGGRRNKETMFYITTKKASGVIAGTQTSENGPIEWSRELPQNCQLSAGLKKIVTPLLAGLLEVDPQRIWNFDRFFTEVTNTLCRKPVYIFNVHKASLIKVFLHPEEKLIALQTHIQEQTEVAPFSQILLLGEILLLNLIKDSTPGKGYPMTTEEKPLMLFAKENNNVALPIDLELPKFPVFANLVSVENDASQAKVACSVGHVCKRRIDRLSHCSRLFRDAVEAFIGLVASELTKLLEKSQRSKEITKAVEDTVTAVQRGEALGQQILKKLGSPSSSEVKNWSNDLSSKSNELLSSLGPAISQLHYRYVKEGNLRAEWENSTRGLWCPWLSKASFRAATLVDRLRDGWQHLLRDRATRSLTYNDEQFHVLERIKVTETGRRLKALLETECVPSMTQRAECFADWYKMAQTVFLQTRILNKDVENYERTLELFSDRLSMESRVAHENLTRSLERLPGQLTTLEKSSAPSEENAKVWKNICKEQEAIAHTVYENCILIDQLLNETCFPNISSGEEDEESSEPV